The proteins below are encoded in one region of Micromonospora yangpuensis:
- a CDS encoding SapB/AmfS family lanthipeptide, producing MALLDLQGLEMAPADRTGDGSRASLLLCGDSSLSVTTCN from the coding sequence ATGGCGCTTCTCGACCTCCAGGGCCTGGAGATGGCCCCCGCCGACCGCACCGGCGACGGCAGCCGGGCCAGCCTGCTGCTCTGCGGCGACAGCTCGCTCTCCGTCACCACCTGCAACTGA
- a CDS encoding SapB/AmfS family lanthipeptide, whose amino-acid sequence MALLDLQGMEMAPADRTGDGSKASLLLCGDSSLSVTTCN is encoded by the coding sequence ATGGCGCTTCTCGACCTCCAGGGCATGGAGATGGCCCCCGCCGACCGCACCGGCGACGGCAGCAAGGCGAGCCTGCTGCTCTGCGGCGACAGCTCGCTCTCCGTCACCACCTGCAACTGA
- a CDS encoding SapB/AmfS family lanthipeptide, whose amino-acid sequence MALLDLQGMEMAPADRTGDGSKASLLLCGDSSLSVTTCN is encoded by the coding sequence ATGGCGCTCCTCGACCTCCAGGGCATGGAGATGGCCCCCGCCGACCGCACCGGCGACGGCAGCAAGGCGAGCCTGCTGCTCTGCGGCGACAGCTCCCTCTCCGTCACCACCTGCAACTGA
- a CDS encoding ABC transporter ATP-binding protein gives MDVPAGADRLLRWAVRAGGGWTFGLAVVALAGAVAELLLPLTLGRAVDAALGGDGGWWPVAACALVALLIVTDTVGDLATGYGAARATERVRVRLLRHLFALDVRQVRRYPVGDLVGRLVAQAADTGQAGNAVVLGVVSLLPPVGSVVALTLLEPVLGLTLLAGLVVLAVLMRAFVADASAAVGAYQRTLGAIAGRLLEASGGARTVAAAATTDREVDRVLTTLPELARHGRHGWQALARASARTAAVAPLLSLAVIAVGGYALSAGWLTPGELVAAVRYAALGAGLGAVVATLNRLVRSRAGAGRVAELLARPATPDGHRPVPAGRGALRLHRVTVRADDGRPILDGVELDVPAGATLAVVGASGAGKSTLAAVAGRLYDPDEGEVLLDGVPLAEWDHAALRTAVGYAFERPVLVGATIHEAVGLALPPGSAAPPAGSAPAGAAVLRATRDAAIADCVARLPDGFRTRTEAAPLSGGEAQRLGLARALAAGRLLILDDATSSLDTATEHRIARAVAGRAGDRTRLIVTHRVATAAAADLVAWLDAGRLRAVGPHRRLWADPAYRAVFTPTDPVATPRGPADATAATPGGPPAPPTGPTAAAGTPAGTPAGTGGKR, from the coding sequence ATGGACGTACCCGCCGGAGCCGACCGGCTGCTGCGCTGGGCGGTACGCGCCGGCGGCGGCTGGACGTTCGGGCTGGCGGTGGTCGCCCTGGCCGGTGCGGTCGCCGAGTTGCTGCTGCCGCTCACCCTCGGCCGCGCCGTCGACGCCGCCCTGGGCGGCGACGGCGGCTGGTGGCCGGTGGCCGCCTGCGCCCTGGTGGCCCTCCTGATCGTCACCGACACCGTCGGCGACCTGGCCACCGGGTACGGGGCGGCGCGGGCCACCGAACGGGTCCGCGTCCGCCTGCTGCGCCACCTGTTCGCACTCGACGTCCGGCAGGTCCGCCGGTATCCGGTGGGTGACCTGGTGGGCCGGCTGGTGGCCCAGGCCGCCGACACCGGGCAGGCCGGCAACGCGGTGGTGCTGGGCGTCGTGTCGCTGCTGCCGCCGGTGGGCAGCGTGGTCGCGTTGACCCTGCTGGAGCCGGTGCTGGGGCTGACCCTGCTGGCCGGGCTCGTGGTGCTCGCGGTGCTGATGCGGGCCTTCGTCGCCGACGCCTCCGCCGCCGTCGGGGCGTACCAGCGGACCCTGGGCGCGATCGCCGGGCGGCTGCTGGAGGCCAGCGGCGGGGCGCGTACCGTCGCCGCCGCGGCCACCACCGACCGGGAGGTCGACCGGGTGCTGACCACCCTGCCCGAGCTGGCCCGGCACGGCCGGCACGGCTGGCAGGCGCTGGCCCGGGCCAGCGCCCGGACCGCCGCCGTCGCGCCCCTGCTCAGCCTGGCCGTGATCGCCGTCGGCGGGTACGCCCTCAGCGCCGGCTGGCTCACCCCGGGGGAACTCGTCGCCGCCGTCCGGTACGCCGCCCTCGGCGCCGGCCTGGGCGCGGTGGTGGCCACGCTCAACCGGCTGGTCCGCAGCCGGGCCGGGGCCGGCCGGGTCGCCGAGCTGCTGGCCCGACCGGCCACCCCGGACGGACACCGGCCGGTGCCGGCGGGTCGGGGTGCGTTGCGGCTGCACCGGGTGACCGTACGTGCCGACGACGGACGACCGATCCTCGACGGCGTCGAGCTGGACGTGCCGGCCGGCGCCACGCTGGCGGTGGTCGGGGCGTCCGGGGCCGGCAAGTCCACGCTCGCCGCGGTGGCCGGCCGACTGTACGACCCCGACGAGGGCGAGGTGCTGCTGGACGGGGTGCCGTTGGCCGAGTGGGACCACGCCGCGTTGCGCACCGCGGTGGGCTACGCCTTCGAGCGGCCGGTGCTGGTCGGGGCGACCATCCACGAGGCGGTCGGCCTGGCGCTGCCGCCCGGATCCGCCGCCCCACCCGCCGGTTCCGCGCCGGCCGGCGCGGCGGTGCTGCGGGCGACCCGGGACGCCGCCATCGCCGACTGTGTCGCCCGGCTGCCCGACGGCTTCCGGACCCGCACCGAGGCCGCGCCGCTGTCCGGCGGCGAGGCACAGCGGTTGGGGTTGGCCCGGGCGCTGGCCGCCGGGCGGCTGCTCATCCTCGACGACGCGACGTCCAGCCTGGACACCGCCACCGAGCACCGCATCGCCCGCGCGGTGGCCGGACGGGCCGGTGACCGTACCCGCCTGATCGTCACCCACCGGGTCGCCACCGCGGCGGCGGCGGACCTGGTCGCCTGGCTCGACGCGGGCCGGCTACGGGCGGTCGGCCCGCACCGACGGCTCTGGGCCGACCCGGCCTACCGCGCGGTCTTCACCCCCACCGACCCGGTCGCGACACCGCGTGGCCCGGCGGATGCGACCGCGGCGACACCGGGCGGGCCTCCCGCCCCACCCACCGGCCCGACGGCCGCTGCCGGCACCCCGGCGGGTACGCCGGCCGGGACCGGGGGGAAACGGTGA
- a CDS encoding ATP-binding cassette domain-containing protein gives MNGARVGAGVGRVTWRALRDRRSAVGRLAGWSVLESLPTLLTGYLLARAVDQGFLAGRFGTGLAWLALLATAVLIAAAATGRVYRGLGAVVEPFRDDLVTRVVTATLHDATRAAAPATADPPGTTVIREPRSAAVIREPRSAAVTREPRSAAVTRLTHQVELVRDTFGGLLMVVRGFLFSGTAALLGLLALAPVVAALVAVPLVVGLAVFAAALPAMARHQGGYVRAGETLGEAAATALAGHRDVWACGAQDRVVAEVDRRVRAQATAERTVARMTAVRSISLGLGGWLPLAVLLFAAPWLVRQGLTPGEVLGALVYVSTGLQPALHALVQGVGGGGLRYVVTLDRILRTSVPPTGPTWTGPPVGGTPTMAPGRVGTGPDTPVAGRLCRVTFRHGPRARAVLSDFSLTLPAGDHLAVVGPSGVGKSTLAALLAGLVTPEAGTVELAGRPVRGTPPEVLAGRRVLVPQEAYVFTGTLADNLCYLRPTVDAAALWAALDAVGAGALADRLGGLAAPVDPARLSAGERQLIAAARAWLAPAALVILDEATCHLDPAAEARVEEAFAARDGTLLVVAHRISSALRAHRVLVLDGGTPQLGGHRELLDHSATYRELVGYWDDQAVLPAR, from the coding sequence GTGAACGGCGCCCGGGTGGGTGCCGGGGTGGGCCGGGTCACCTGGCGGGCGCTGCGGGACCGACGGTCGGCGGTCGGCCGGCTGGCCGGCTGGTCGGTGCTGGAGTCGCTGCCGACCCTGCTGACCGGCTACCTGCTGGCCCGCGCGGTGGACCAGGGATTCCTCGCCGGACGGTTCGGTACCGGCCTGGCCTGGCTCGCGCTGCTCGCGACGGCCGTGCTGATCGCCGCGGCGGCCACCGGCCGGGTGTACCGGGGGCTCGGCGCGGTGGTGGAGCCGTTCCGCGACGACCTGGTGACCCGGGTGGTCACCGCGACCCTGCACGACGCCACCCGGGCCGCCGCACCGGCCACCGCCGACCCACCCGGCACGACGGTGATCCGGGAGCCGCGCAGCGCGGCGGTGATCCGGGAGCCACGCAGCGCGGCGGTGACCCGGGAGCCACGCAGCGCGGCGGTGACCCGGCTGACCCACCAGGTGGAGCTGGTCCGGGACACCTTCGGCGGCCTGCTGATGGTGGTACGCGGCTTCCTGTTCTCCGGCACCGCGGCCCTGCTCGGGCTGCTCGCCCTGGCCCCGGTGGTGGCTGCCCTGGTGGCGGTGCCGCTGGTGGTGGGTCTGGCGGTGTTCGCGGCGGCGTTGCCCGCGATGGCCCGCCACCAGGGCGGGTACGTGCGCGCCGGTGAGACGCTCGGCGAGGCGGCGGCCACCGCCCTGGCCGGGCACCGCGACGTCTGGGCCTGTGGCGCGCAGGACCGGGTGGTCGCCGAGGTCGACCGGCGGGTACGCGCACAGGCCACCGCCGAGCGGACCGTGGCCCGGATGACCGCGGTCCGCAGCATCAGTCTCGGGCTCGGCGGTTGGCTGCCCCTGGCGGTGCTGCTCTTCGCCGCGCCGTGGCTGGTCCGCCAGGGGTTGACCCCCGGGGAGGTGCTCGGCGCGCTGGTCTACGTCAGCACCGGCCTGCAGCCGGCCCTGCACGCCCTGGTGCAGGGGGTGGGCGGCGGCGGGCTGCGGTACGTGGTGACGTTGGACCGGATCCTGCGCACCAGCGTCCCGCCCACCGGTCCGACCTGGACCGGTCCCCCGGTCGGCGGCACACCGACGATGGCCCCCGGGCGGGTCGGTACCGGCCCGGACACGCCGGTGGCCGGGCGGCTGTGCCGGGTCACCTTCCGGCACGGGCCCCGGGCTCGGGCCGTACTCTCGGATTTCTCCCTCACCCTGCCGGCCGGCGACCACCTGGCCGTGGTCGGCCCCAGCGGGGTCGGCAAGTCCACCCTGGCCGCCCTGCTGGCCGGCCTGGTCACCCCGGAGGCCGGCACGGTCGAACTGGCCGGACGCCCGGTGCGGGGCACCCCACCGGAGGTGCTGGCCGGGCGGCGGGTGCTGGTGCCGCAGGAGGCGTACGTCTTCACCGGCACGCTCGCCGACAACCTGTGCTACCTCCGACCGACGGTGGACGCGGCGGCGCTGTGGGCCGCGCTCGACGCCGTCGGCGCCGGGGCCTTGGCCGACCGGCTCGGTGGGCTGGCCGCCCCGGTCGACCCGGCGCGGCTCTCCGCCGGTGAGCGGCAGCTGATCGCCGCCGCCCGGGCCTGGCTGGCCCCCGCCGCACTGGTGATCCTCGACGAGGCCACCTGCCACCTGGACCCGGCCGCCGAGGCACGGGTGGAGGAGGCATTCGCCGCCCGCGACGGCACGCTGCTGGTGGTGGCGCACCGGATCAGCTCCGCGCTACGGGCCCACCGGGTGCTGGTCCTCGACGGTGGCACACCACAGCTGGGTGGGCACCGGGAACTGCTGGACCACTCGGCGACCTACCGGGAACTGGTCGGCTACTGGGACGATCAGGCGGTACTACCGGCGCGGTGA
- a CDS encoding response regulator transcription factor translates to MIRTLLALDGALVRGALALVLDAQHDISVVAELDRGDRVSSVLREHRPDVAVVDLALLDGDVGAAVGRCPVLVLAEPRRARDLCDMLAEGRTVGILGTDVAPQSVVDGVRRLARGEPVVDANLVVAALDGTSPLTDRETEILRLTAAGSPVAEIAVNLRLSPGTVRNNLSRITRRCRARTRVEAVRVAQEAGWI, encoded by the coding sequence GTGATACGTACTCTGCTCGCGCTCGACGGTGCCCTGGTGCGGGGCGCTCTGGCGCTCGTTCTCGACGCCCAGCACGACATCAGCGTGGTGGCCGAACTCGACCGGGGCGACCGGGTCTCCTCGGTGCTGCGGGAGCACCGTCCCGACGTCGCCGTGGTCGACCTGGCGCTGCTCGACGGGGACGTCGGCGCGGCGGTGGGGCGGTGCCCGGTGCTGGTGCTCGCCGAGCCCCGGCGCGCCCGCGACCTGTGCGACATGCTCGCCGAGGGACGTACCGTCGGCATCCTCGGCACCGACGTGGCGCCGCAGAGCGTGGTCGACGGGGTCCGTCGGCTGGCCCGGGGCGAGCCGGTGGTCGACGCGAACCTCGTCGTCGCCGCGCTGGACGGGACGAGCCCGCTGACCGACCGGGAGACCGAGATCCTGCGGCTGACCGCGGCCGGGTCGCCGGTCGCCGAGATCGCCGTGAACCTGCGGCTGTCGCCGGGCACGGTCCGCAACAACCTGAGCCGGATCACCCGCCGGTGCCGGGCGCGGACCCGGGTGGAGGCGGTCCGGGTGGCCCAGGAGGCGGGTTGGATCTGA
- a CDS encoding response regulator transcription factor, with amino-acid sequence MTIRVVVVESMGLLRGALCAALSGQPDIDVAAEAAAVADLPTVVRRERPDVVVVDLPSDAPPETFEAIGEVERVAPGTAVLAMCGRWNPSVLRAAVAVGVRGFLGKDGPVDELVRMVRSMAAGERVIDPTAAVAALKPTACPLTRRELEVLRTVAEGLPLKETARRLFLAHGTVRNHLSAILHKTGSRNRLEAIRRAQRDGWL; translated from the coding sequence GTGACGATCCGGGTGGTCGTGGTGGAGAGCATGGGCCTGTTACGTGGGGCGCTCTGCGCCGCGTTGTCCGGGCAGCCGGACATCGACGTGGCCGCCGAGGCCGCCGCGGTGGCCGACCTGCCCACCGTCGTCCGACGTGAACGGCCGGACGTGGTCGTGGTCGACCTGCCCTCGGACGCGCCACCGGAGACCTTCGAGGCGATCGGCGAGGTCGAACGGGTCGCCCCGGGCACCGCCGTGTTGGCCATGTGCGGCCGGTGGAACCCCAGCGTGCTGCGGGCCGCCGTGGCCGTCGGGGTGCGTGGTTTCCTCGGTAAGGACGGACCGGTCGACGAACTGGTCCGGATGGTCCGGTCGATGGCCGCCGGGGAGCGGGTGATCGACCCGACCGCGGCGGTGGCCGCCCTGAAACCCACAGCCTGCCCGCTGACCAGGCGGGAGTTGGAGGTGCTGCGGACCGTCGCCGAGGGGCTGCCGCTGAAGGAGACCGCAAGACGCCTCTTTCTCGCGCACGGCACCGTACGCAACCATCTCTCCGCGATCCTGCACAAGACCGGCAGCCGCAACCGGTTGGAGGCGATCCGCCGGGCGCAGCGCGACGGCTGGTTGTGA